The Faecalibacterium sp. I3-3-89 sequence ACTGCCTCGATGGGCGCTTTGGCTAAGAGAGAGGCAATGTCGTTGGGCACGACATCCCGGATGGAGGCATCCGACGCGCCGGTGATGGTGCAGCTTTCCAGCGTGTCCCAGAGGGCGAGGCCGTGGTGGAGGATGAGGCCCTTTTTGGCCTCGATGTCCTCCCGGGCGGGGACAGGCTCGCCGGTGAGGGCGGCCATCATGGGCCAGAAGCGGTTCTGCGGGTGGCCGTAATAGAAGGCCATCTCCCGGCTTTTGGGGCTGGGCCATGTGCCGAGGATGAGGGCGCGGCTGCTCTCGGAATAGATCGGTGCGAAGCTCATCGTTCCATCGTCTCCCACGCAGAGCCGAGGTCGCGGCTGGACGGCTCTGCCCTCGGGCCGTCGAACCACAGCTCTTCGATGAGGGCGGAAAGACCGTCCTCCCGCACGTCGCCGATGATGCGGTCGGCGGCGGCTTTGGCGTCGTCGGTGCCGTTGGACATACAGCAGCCGAGGCCGGCGGCTTTCAGCATCCCCACGTCATTGGCGGAGTCGCCCGCCGCCACGGCCTCGGCGAGGGAGAGGCCCATCTTCTCGCAGAGGTCTGCGAGGCCCGCGCCCTTGTCGATCCCGCCCCGCACGATGTCATAGAAGTGGGAGCCGTCGGGCAGCTGGCCGCCCGTCTGCATGAAGTGAAGGCCGAGGTGGCCGTACTTTTCGTGGAACCGCTCCAGCGCCCCCTCGGGGAAGAGGCAGAACGCCGCGTGGGGCATATCGATGAGGTGGCGGTCCTGGTCTTCGCCGTCCACACAGTCCAGCCCGACGCTGTTCATCTGGGTGTAGCAGCTGCGGAGCGTCTCATACTCGCAGTAAGCATAGTATGCGTCCCGGAAATTGAATTGCAGCGGGTAGTTGTAATCCTCGCAGAAATCCACCAGCGCGTACATCTCCTCGTTGGTCATGGGATGCTCGGCGACGATGGTGCCGTTTCGGTCCACGACGCAGGCACCGTTGCAGGTGATGGCGTAGTCGAACCGGATGCCGCCCAGCTGGCCTTTCCGGTTGATGGCAGACCACGCCCGGCCGGTGCTCAGCACGAACTTTCCCCCGGAGGCCTGAAGCTTCTTCACGGCCTTGACTACCGCCGGGCGGGGCTGGCTCTCACCGAAGGGGACGAGGGTGTTGTCATAATCGCTTGCGAGGATCTTATACTGCATGGTGTTCTCCTTACTATACTTCTGTATGAGCTGAGTATATCACAAAATGGGGGATTTGTCTCAAGAATATGCCGTTAAAAGCCTCTCCCTTTGGGAGCAACAGCTCTGACCGCCGCCAGTGGCGGAAACAGGAAAGAGCTGTTGGGGCCGCGGCCAGCAAGACGCAAGTGCCTTTCAGAGCACGAAGCGGATGCTGGGTGCCGCAACCCGGGCTGTGGCAATGCGAAGCAAAGACAGAGAGGGCAAGGCTGTGAAGAGAAAGGCTCTTTTTCACGATAAAAGAAAACATCCGCACTTCCCCGTTTTTAGAGAAGAAATGCGGATGCTGAAAAATAGAATGCTCAGACGATAAACGCGACCACGATCTGGATGCCCACGCCCACAGCTGCGCCGCAGGCCCACGTCAGACCGGTGATGAAGAGGTTCTGCTTCCACGAGGGGTTCGCCCGCCACAGCACAGCGAGGCCCACGCCTGCGCCGGTGCACAGACCGGCAACGAGGCTCGAGAAGCGGAGCGCACCCTCGACATAGAGCTGGGTCAGGAGGACGCTGGCGGCGCAGTTGGGCACGAGACCCACCAGCGCGGCCATCACCGGCTGGAAGAAGCCCATCCGGCCCAGCACGGCGGCAAAGACGTCCTCGCCCACGCCCTCGACGATGAGGCCGAACACAAGGCTGAACGCGAAGATAAAGACGAAGATCTCGAGGGTGTGGCGGAGCGCGGCCTTCCAGATGGGCTGGGGCTGGCCCTGATCATCGCTGTGCTCCTCGTGGCAGTCCACCTCATCGGCGTGGCCGGTGTAGCCGCCCCGCAGGCTGCGGGGCAGGGCCTTGCGGAGGACGAAGTCCAGCATAAAGCCCACAAAGATGGCGTAGACGACCTTAATGACCATCAGCAGAGCCAGCTTGTCCCAGTAGGCGGGCATGGACACCAGCAGGGGGATGGCCTCATCGCTGGTAGCAAGATAGACGGCCATCAGAGTGCCCAGCGTGATGACGCGGGAGGCGTAGAAGTTGGATGCGATGGCCGAGAAGCCGCACTGGGGCACGCAGCCCAGAACAGCCCCCGGGATAGCGCCCCAGCGTCCGCCGCCGGCCAGCAGAGTCTCGATGCGCTCGCCGTGGCGGGTCTCCACATATTCAATAAAGAGATAGGCTAAAAATAGAAAAGGGAGCATCTTGGCGGTGTCCACCAGAGACTCGGCCAGTACGTCCAGAAAAAGTTCCATCGTGATACCTCGTGATTGATGATAAAGTATAGGGAAGGTGTGTTCCGCCGAAAATTTGCTTCAGTTGCCTAAATTGCAACCTGATTGCATTTTAGGCGCAGGAAAGAGTATACACGCATTCTGGGTGAAATGCAAGACCAAAATGCAATCTTTTTGCATTTTTCGCAAAAGAATGACTTCTTAAAACTTTTTGAAAGGAAATCAGATAAAACCTATTGACAATGTGGGTATAGGAGGATATAATGCAAACAACAAAACCACACGCCTTGTAGGTTGAATGAGAGTTCAGAAAGGAGGGTACTCAAATGACGCTGATCTGGAAAAATCTTCTGCACGCCAACTTCCGCTGTGGGCGAATGTACAGCGCCCGGGCTGAGAAAGAAACTCTGAGCCAAAGCTGTACGGTGCCCTCTATGCCGCGAATGCGCGAGCGAATGTGACGCCCAAGACAGACAAAAGGTTCTGAGTGGAGAACGATTTCTTTGCCCGGCAGACGAAAGGTGAGAACTCCCACGCTGCCGGGTATTTTTATGAGTAAAAATAATACTTTGAGTACAAATAGAGAGGGAAAATACTATGTCTGATTATAAGTTTGAGACTCTGCAGCTCCATGTTGGTCAGGAGCAGGCCGACCCCGCTACCGATTCCCGCGCCGTCCCCATCTACCAGACCACCTCCTACGTCTTCCGCAACAGCCAGCACGCCGCTGACCGCTTCGGTCTGGCCGACGCCGGAAACATCTATGGCCGTCTGACCAACTCCACGCAGGACGTGTTCGAGAAGCGCATCGCGGCGCTCGAGGGCGGCGTCGCTGCTCTGGCCACCGCTTCCGGCGCGGCGGCCATCACCTACACCATCGAGGCGCTGGCGCAGGCCGGCGGCCACATCGTGGCCCAGAAGACCATCTACGGCGGCAGCTACAACCTGCTGGAGCACACCCTGACCCAGTTCGGCGTCACCACCACCTTTGTGGACGCACATGACCTGAAAGAGGTCGAGAACGCGATCCAGCCCAACACCAAGGCTGTCTACCTCGAGACTTTGGGCAACCCCAACAGTGACATCCCCGACATCGACGCCATCGCGGCCATCGCCCACAAGCACGGCCTGCCGCTGGTCATTGATAACACCTTCGGCACCCCGTACCTCATCCGTCCCATCGAGCACGGCGCGGACATCGTCGTCCACTCGGCCACCAAGTTCATCGGCGGCCACGGCACCACGCTGGGCGGCATCATCGTGGACAGCGGCAAGTTTGACTGGAAGGCCAGCGGCAAGTACGGCAACATCGCTGCCCCCAACCCCAGCTACCACGGCGTGTCCTTCGCGGACGCCGCCGGCCCTGCCGCCTTTGTCACCTACATCCGCGCCATCCTGCTGCGTGATACCGGCGCTACCATCTCTCCCTTCAACGCCTTCCTGCTGCTGCAGGGCACCGAGACCCTGAGCCTGCGCATCGAGCGCCATGTGGAGAACACCAAGAAGGTCGTGGAATTCCTTGCCAACCATCCGCAGGTCGAGAAGGTCAACCACCCCTCGCTGCCGGATCACCCCGACCACGCCCTGTATGAGAAGTACTTCCCCAACGGCGGCGCTTCCATCTTCACCTTCAACATCAAGGGCGGCCGTGAGGAAGCCTTCAAGTTCATCGACAACCTGAAGATCTTCTCCCTGCTGGCAAACGTGGCGGACGTCAAGAGCCTCGTCATCCACCCGGCCTCCACCACCCACAGCCAGCTGACCGACGCGGAGCTGGCCGAGCAGCAGATCTACCAGAACACCATCCGTCTGTCCATCGGTACCGAGCATATCGACGATATCATCGCTGACCTCGAGGCAGGCTTCGCAGCCGTCCGCGGCGAATAACTCCGGCGTTTCTTCCGTCCCCCGGAAGCAAGCACCCTGAAAACGCTATTTTCTCCTCCATTCTCCTGAATTGCATAATAGAAGCGGCCAGCCGCCCTGTGTCTTGCAGGGCGGCTGGCTTGCTGTTTGCGGAATGACCGTCTGGCTCAGTGTGCAGGCAGTCATTCCGTTTTATATAAAACCACCCCCGCACAGCTTGCGCCGCGCGGGAGTGTGAGGGGAGAGGATGTTTCAGGAATTATTCGTTGCCGGGGAAGTGGGGGATGCCGTCAAAGCCCTTCTGCAGGTCGGCGTCGGTGGGGATGCAGTCGGTCATCTTGCCGTCGTGGAACTTCTCGTAGGCCACCATGTCGAAGTAGCCGGTGCCGGTGAGGCCGAAGACGATAGTTTTTGCCTCGCCCGTCTCCTTGCACTTGAGAGCTTCGTCGATGGCGACGCGGATGGCGTGGCTGCTCTCCGGGGCGGGCAGGATGCCCTCGATGCGGGCAAACTGCTCTGCTGCCTCAAAGACGCTGGTCTGCTCCACGCTGGTGGCCTCCATCAGGCCGTCGTGGTAGAGCTGGCTGAGGATGCTGCTCATGCCGTGGTAGCGCAGGCCGCCCGCGTGGTTGGGGCTGGGGATGAAGCCGGAGCCGAGGGTGTACATCTTGGCCAGCGGGCAGACCATGCCGGTATCGCAGAAGTCGTAGACAAATTTGCCGCGGGTGAAGCTGGGACAGCTGGCCGGCTCGACGGCGATGAAGCGGTAGTCGGCCTCGCCCCGCAGCTTCTCGCCCATGAAGGGGCTGATGAGGCCGCCGAGGTTGCTGCCGCCGCCGGCGCAGCCGATGATGATGTCAGGCTTGACGCCCAGCTTGTCGAGGGCGGTCTTGGTCTCGAGGCCGATGACGCTCTGGTGGAGCAGTACCTGATTCAGTACACTGCCCAGCACATAGCGGTAGCCGGGGGTGGAGGTGGCGACTTCCACGGCCTCGCTGATGGCACAGCCGAGACTGCCGGTGGTGTCGGGGTGCTCGGCAAGGATCTTGCGGCCCACATTGGTGGTCATGCTGGGGCTGGGAGTGACCGATGCGCCGTAGGTGCGCATGACCTCGCGGCGGAAGGGTTTCTGCTCATAGCTCACCTTGACCATGTAGACCTTGCAGTCCAGCCCGAAGTAGCTGCAGGCCATGGAGAGGGCGGTACCCCACTGGCCCGCGCCCGTTTCGGTGGTCACGCCCTTGAGGCCCTGTTTCTTGGCGTAGTAAGCCTGCGCGATGGCGCTGTTCAGCTTGTGGCTGCCGCTGGTGTTGTTGCCTTCGAATTTATAGTAGATCTTCGCCGGGGTGCCGAGGGCCTCTTCCAGTCGGTAGGCGCGGCACAGAGGACTCGGACGGTACATCCGGTAGTATTCCCGGATCTCGTCCGGGATGGGGATGTAGGCCGTGGTGTCGTCCAGTTCCTGCTGTACCAGCTCATCGCAGAAAACGCCGTCCAGCTCCTTGGCCGTCATGGGCTTGAGGATGCCGGGGTTCAGCAGGGGAGCGGGCTTGTTTTTCATATCGGCCCGCACATTGTACCATGCGGTGGGCAGCTCCGATTCTTCCAGATAAAACTTGTACGGGATGTTCGCTTCGGTCTTCATAAGGCTTGTCCTTTCCGGGCCGGATGCACATGCCGGCCCTTGCTTGCGGGACAAGAGGGAAAAATAAAAACCGCTCCTGTCCCAAAACACATTGCGTGAATTGGGACAAGAGCGGATAAAATACTCCTGCGGTGCCACCCA is a genomic window containing:
- a CDS encoding DNA-deoxyinosine glycosylase, with the translated sequence MSFAPIYSESSRALILGTWPSPKSREMAFYYGHPQNRFWPMMAALTGEPVPAREDIEAKKGLILHHGLALWDTLESCTITGASDASIRDVVPNDIASLLAKAPIEAVFCNGATAHRIYTKYLLPVSGIPAVRLPSTSPANAACRPEKLREVWGVALKDYITVSNL
- a CDS encoding O-acetylhomoserine aminocarboxypropyltransferase/cysteine synthase family protein; this encodes MSDYKFETLQLHVGQEQADPATDSRAVPIYQTTSYVFRNSQHAADRFGLADAGNIYGRLTNSTQDVFEKRIAALEGGVAALATASGAAAITYTIEALAQAGGHIVAQKTIYGGSYNLLEHTLTQFGVTTTFVDAHDLKEVENAIQPNTKAVYLETLGNPNSDIPDIDAIAAIAHKHGLPLVIDNTFGTPYLIRPIEHGADIVVHSATKFIGGHGTTLGGIIVDSGKFDWKASGKYGNIAAPNPSYHGVSFADAAGPAAFVTYIRAILLRDTGATISPFNAFLLLQGTETLSLRIERHVENTKKVVEFLANHPQVEKVNHPSLPDHPDHALYEKYFPNGGASIFTFNIKGGREEAFKFIDNLKIFSLLANVADVKSLVIHPASTTHSQLTDAELAEQQIYQNTIRLSIGTEHIDDIIADLEAGFAAVRGE
- a CDS encoding TrpB-like pyridoxal phosphate-dependent enzyme, encoding MKTEANIPYKFYLEESELPTAWYNVRADMKNKPAPLLNPGILKPMTAKELDGVFCDELVQQELDDTTAYIPIPDEIREYYRMYRPSPLCRAYRLEEALGTPAKIYYKFEGNNTSGSHKLNSAIAQAYYAKKQGLKGVTTETGAGQWGTALSMACSYFGLDCKVYMVKVSYEQKPFRREVMRTYGASVTPSPSMTTNVGRKILAEHPDTTGSLGCAISEAVEVATSTPGYRYVLGSVLNQVLLHQSVIGLETKTALDKLGVKPDIIIGCAGGGSNLGGLISPFMGEKLRGEADYRFIAVEPASCPSFTRGKFVYDFCDTGMVCPLAKMYTLGSGFIPSPNHAGGLRYHGMSSILSQLYHDGLMEATSVEQTSVFEAAEQFARIEGILPAPESSHAIRVAIDEALKCKETGEAKTIVFGLTGTGYFDMVAYEKFHDGKMTDCIPTDADLQKGFDGIPHFPGNE
- a CDS encoding HAD family hydrolase — its product is MQYKILASDYDNTLVPFGESQPRPAVVKAVKKLQASGGKFVLSTGRAWSAINRKGQLGGIRFDYAITCNGACVVDRNGTIVAEHPMTNEEMYALVDFCEDYNYPLQFNFRDAYYAYCEYETLRSCYTQMNSVGLDCVDGEDQDRHLIDMPHAAFCLFPEGALERFHEKYGHLGLHFMQTGGQLPDGSHFYDIVRGGIDKGAGLADLCEKMGLSLAEAVAAGDSANDVGMLKAAGLGCCMSNGTDDAKAAADRIIGDVREDGLSALIEELWFDGPRAEPSSRDLGSAWETMER
- a CDS encoding putative manganese transporter, yielding MELFLDVLAESLVDTAKMLPFLFLAYLFIEYVETRHGERIETLLAGGGRWGAIPGAVLGCVPQCGFSAIASNFYASRVITLGTLMAVYLATSDEAIPLLVSMPAYWDKLALLMVIKVVYAIFVGFMLDFVLRKALPRSLRGGYTGHADEVDCHEEHSDDQGQPQPIWKAALRHTLEIFVFIFAFSLVFGLIVEGVGEDVFAAVLGRMGFFQPVMAALVGLVPNCAASVLLTQLYVEGALRFSSLVAGLCTGAGVGLAVLWRANPSWKQNLFITGLTWACGAAVGVGIQIVVAFIV